Proteins encoded together in one Anguilla anguilla isolate fAngAng1 chromosome 9, fAngAng1.pri, whole genome shotgun sequence window:
- the LOC118235377 gene encoding PHD finger protein 12-like isoform X2 — MWDKMETPAIVYDLDTSGGLMEQIQTLLAPPKSEEGDKRSRKPEKDARRSGRATNHDTCDSCREGGDLLCCDHCPAAFHLQCCDPPLSEEMLPPGEWMCHRCMKREQKEQIEQINGLLERQLSKQQQQQQQQQSSSPAAELELGSEGAGADGGPGAAGLRVAVAQVRLLERRAGSSRPGTPTSNTSTDTPTPSEQNDVDEDLLDVEDEAPGSEPEGPSQHLRRPFELLIAAAMERNPTQFQLPSDLTCTTALPGTSKRRRKEEMTGKNVKRPQHELDHNGLVPLPVKVCFSCNRSCRLAPLIQCDYCPLLFHMDCLNPPLAAMPTGKWMCPNHSEHLALNQRYLTLSNRCQLFDRFQDRMSQHAVKVDFLQRVHRQNPPNRRGAPAHRKALKVPDAIKSQYQCPPPTAAPAGIRDGELICSGVPDPLQQRLPPQHLTSEAEQQEWLRDVIALQCSIVRHLSAKQTPPSPYRGSEQAEKAGARPCAAAGNSALCSSDRTALPEPFPSPCGAPAGPQGAPAHKSSGPPEERRGCGSCAERPCQNCGTANGLLEQPAKPGRPSLLGGAPEPCARAQAELQHRLSGPPGPHAAHPAPGPGLPNHTGGIAVKTEAAAAAAAAPGPCAHSDPGLAPQPHRTSPGAAGGQAAALTSRSVSSPTAGTRALTPPRAPQDTSAARLGCPTPPSDGKGSLRAVSPCSGSVSSTSGELSPCLKALIEGEGEIELSKLDEKFIKLLAWQRIQQLFPPKAPPPPPPPPPSHRVSPPPATPSPTPQAPHTQAQREEVQARAVFYPLMGKGGAVNMCYRSLNIGSGADMDVCLTNYGHCNYVSGKHACIFYDENTKHYELLNYSEHGTTVDSVLYSCDFSEKASPSPYSSMVSKVQNIIRRCKKRKQQEARVQTGEPPAGGVMSSQSQGHSQSPCGCKASSSSLVGGSGAGWEGTALLHHGSYIKLGCLQFVFSITEFASKQPKEETPVPAQEGAELSEKQQTLNVPQVPVLRSNSVP; from the exons CGATCCGCCACTGAGTGAGGAGATGCTGCCCCCTGGAGAGTGGATGTGTCATCGCTGCATG AAGCGGGAGCAGAAGGAGCAGATTGAGCAGATTAACGGCTTGCTGGAGCGGCAGCTGtccaagcagcagcagcagcagcagcagcagcagtcgtCGTCCCCGGCGGCCGAGCTGGAGCTGGGctcggagggggcgggggcggacgGCGGGCCGGGAGCGGCGGGGCTGCGCGTCGCCGTGGCGCAGGTGCGCCTCCTGGAGCGCCGCGCCGGGAGCAGCCGGCCCGGCACGCCCACCTCCAACACCTCCACGGACACGCCCACGCCCTCGGAGCAGAACGACGTGGACGAGGACCTGCTGGACGTGGAGGACGAGGCGCCCGGCTCGGAGCCCGAGGGCCCCTCCCAGCACCTCAGGAGGCCCTTCGAGCTGCTGATCGCCGCGGCCATGGAGAGGAACCCCACGCAGTTCCAGCTCCCCAGCGACCTCACCTGCACCACCGCACTTCCAG GAACCAGtaaaaggaggaggaaagaggagaTGACGGGGAAGAATGTGAAGAGGCCACAGCACGAGCTGGACCACAACGGGCTGGTCCCGCTGCCAGTGAAGGTGTGCTTCTCCTGCAACAG gAGCTGCAGGCTGGCTCCGCTGATTCAGTGCGACTATTGCCCCCTGTTGTTCCACATGGATTGTCTCaacccccccctcgccgccaTGCCAACGGGCAAATGGATGTGCCCCAATCACAGCGAGCACCTTGCG CTGAACCAGAGATACCTGACCCTGAGCAACCGCTGCCAGCTCTTCGACCGCTTCCAGGACCGcatgtcccagcatgccgtgAAGGTGGATTTCCTACAACGGGTGCACCGGCAGAACCCCCCCAACCGCCGGGGCGCCCCCGCACACAGGAAAGCGCTGAAG GTTCCCGACGCCATCAAGTCCCAGTACCAGTGCCCCCCGCCCACCGCGGCCCCCGCCGGAATCCGCGACGGGGAGCTCATCTGCAGCGGCGTCCCGGACCCCCTGCAGCAGCGCCTGCCCCCCCAGCACTTAACCAGCGAGGCCGAGCAGCAGGAG TGGCTTCGTGACGTCATCGCACTCCAGTGCAGCATCGTGAGGCATCTGTCTGCCAAGCAGACGCCGCCGTCGCCGTACCGGGGCTCGGAGCAGGCGGAGAAGGCCGGCGCCCGGCCGTGCGCGGCGGCGGGGAACAGCGCGCTGTGCTCCTCCGACAGGACCGCGCTGCCGGagcccttcccctccccctgcgGCGCGCCCGCCGGCCCCCAGGGGGCGCCGGCGCACAAGTCTTCGGGCCCCCCAGAGGAGCGGAGGGGCTGCGGCTCGTGCGCCGAGAGGCCTTGCCAGAACTGCGGCACCGCCAACGGCCTGCTGGAGCAGCCGGCCAAGCCGGGCCGGCCCTCGCTGCTGGGCGGGGCCCCGGAGCCCTGCGCGCGGGCGCAGGCCGAGCTCCAGCACAGGCTGAGCGGCCCCCCGGGGCCCCACGCGGCCCATCCCGCCCCGGGCCCCGGCCTGCCCAACCACACGGGCGGGATCGCGGTAAAGAcggaggccgccgccgccgccgccgccgcccctgGACCCTGCGCCCACTCGGACCCGGGCCTCGCCCCTCAGCCCCACAGGACCAGCCCGGGCGCGGCCGGGGGGCAGGCGGCCGCCCTAACCAGCCGCAGCGTGTCCTCGCCCACGGCGGGAACCCgcgccctcaccccccccagaGCGCCCCAGGACACCAGCGCTGCCAGGCTGGGCTGCCCGACCCCTCCCTCCG ATGGGAAGGGCAGCCTCCGCGCCGTCTCCCCCTGCAGCGGCTCTGTGTCCTCCACCAGCGGAGAGCTGTCGCCCTGCCTGAAGGCCCTGAtcgagggagaggggg AGATCGAGCTGAGCAAGCTGGACGAGAAGTTCATCAAACTGCTGGCGTGGCAGAGGATCCAGCAGCTCTTCCCTCCCAaagcgcccccgcccccgcccccgccgccgccgagccACCGCGTGAGcccgccccccgccaccccctcccccacgccacAGGCGCCGCACACCCAAG CACAACGAGAGGAGGTGCAGGCCAGAGCTGTGTTCTACCCTCTGATGGGGAAAGGAGGCGCTGTGAACATGTGCTATAGGAGCCTCAACATAGGATCTG GTGCTGACATGGATGTGTGCCTTACAAACTACGGTCATTGCAATTACGTTTCGGGAAAGCATGCCTGTATCTTTTACGATGAG AACACGAAGCATTACGAGCTGCTCAACTACAGCGAGCACGGGACCACGGTGGACAGCGTGCTGTACTCCTGCGACTTCTCCGAGAAGGCCTCGCCCAGCCCCTACAGCAGCATGGTCTCCAAAGTGCAGAACATCATAC GCCGCTGCAAGAAACGGAAGCAGCAGGAGGCCAGGGTGCAGACGGGGGAGCCGCCAGCAGGGGGAGTGATGAGCAGCCAGTCCCAGGGGCACTCGCAGAGCCCCTGCGGCTGCAAGGCCAGCAGCTCCAGCCTGGTGGGGGGCAGCGGGGCGGGCTGGGAGGGCACGGCCCTGCTCCACCACGGCAGCTATATCAAGCTGGGCTGCCTGCAGTTTGTCTTCAGCATCACAGAGTTTGCCAGCAAGCAGCCCAAAGAGGAAACCCCCGTCCCCGCCCAGGAAGGGGCGGAGCTGTCCGAAAAGCAGCAGACTCTGAACGTCCCCCAAGTACCCGTGCTGCGCTCCAACTCTGTCCCCTAG
- the LOC118235377 gene encoding PHD finger protein 12-like isoform X1, with the protein MWDKMETPAIVYDLDTSGGLMEQIQTLLAPPKSEEGDKRSRKPEKDARRSGRATNHDTCDSCREGGDLLCCDHCPAAFHLQCCDPPLSEEMLPPGEWMCHRCMVRRKKREQKEQIEQINGLLERQLSKQQQQQQQQQSSSPAAELELGSEGAGADGGPGAAGLRVAVAQVRLLERRAGSSRPGTPTSNTSTDTPTPSEQNDVDEDLLDVEDEAPGSEPEGPSQHLRRPFELLIAAAMERNPTQFQLPSDLTCTTALPGTSKRRRKEEMTGKNVKRPQHELDHNGLVPLPVKVCFSCNRSCRLAPLIQCDYCPLLFHMDCLNPPLAAMPTGKWMCPNHSEHLALNQRYLTLSNRCQLFDRFQDRMSQHAVKVDFLQRVHRQNPPNRRGAPAHRKALKVPDAIKSQYQCPPPTAAPAGIRDGELICSGVPDPLQQRLPPQHLTSEAEQQEWLRDVIALQCSIVRHLSAKQTPPSPYRGSEQAEKAGARPCAAAGNSALCSSDRTALPEPFPSPCGAPAGPQGAPAHKSSGPPEERRGCGSCAERPCQNCGTANGLLEQPAKPGRPSLLGGAPEPCARAQAELQHRLSGPPGPHAAHPAPGPGLPNHTGGIAVKTEAAAAAAAAPGPCAHSDPGLAPQPHRTSPGAAGGQAAALTSRSVSSPTAGTRALTPPRAPQDTSAARLGCPTPPSDGKGSLRAVSPCSGSVSSTSGELSPCLKALIEGEGEIELSKLDEKFIKLLAWQRIQQLFPPKAPPPPPPPPPSHRVSPPPATPSPTPQAPHTQAQREEVQARAVFYPLMGKGGAVNMCYRSLNIGSGADMDVCLTNYGHCNYVSGKHACIFYDENTKHYELLNYSEHGTTVDSVLYSCDFSEKASPSPYSSMVSKVQNIIRRCKKRKQQEARVQTGEPPAGGVMSSQSQGHSQSPCGCKASSSSLVGGSGAGWEGTALLHHGSYIKLGCLQFVFSITEFASKQPKEETPVPAQEGAELSEKQQTLNVPQVPVLRSNSVP; encoded by the exons CGATCCGCCACTGAGTGAGGAGATGCTGCCCCCTGGAGAGTGGATGTGTCATCGCTGCATGGTGCGTAGGAAG AAGCGGGAGCAGAAGGAGCAGATTGAGCAGATTAACGGCTTGCTGGAGCGGCAGCTGtccaagcagcagcagcagcagcagcagcagcagtcgtCGTCCCCGGCGGCCGAGCTGGAGCTGGGctcggagggggcgggggcggacgGCGGGCCGGGAGCGGCGGGGCTGCGCGTCGCCGTGGCGCAGGTGCGCCTCCTGGAGCGCCGCGCCGGGAGCAGCCGGCCCGGCACGCCCACCTCCAACACCTCCACGGACACGCCCACGCCCTCGGAGCAGAACGACGTGGACGAGGACCTGCTGGACGTGGAGGACGAGGCGCCCGGCTCGGAGCCCGAGGGCCCCTCCCAGCACCTCAGGAGGCCCTTCGAGCTGCTGATCGCCGCGGCCATGGAGAGGAACCCCACGCAGTTCCAGCTCCCCAGCGACCTCACCTGCACCACCGCACTTCCAG GAACCAGtaaaaggaggaggaaagaggagaTGACGGGGAAGAATGTGAAGAGGCCACAGCACGAGCTGGACCACAACGGGCTGGTCCCGCTGCCAGTGAAGGTGTGCTTCTCCTGCAACAG gAGCTGCAGGCTGGCTCCGCTGATTCAGTGCGACTATTGCCCCCTGTTGTTCCACATGGATTGTCTCaacccccccctcgccgccaTGCCAACGGGCAAATGGATGTGCCCCAATCACAGCGAGCACCTTGCG CTGAACCAGAGATACCTGACCCTGAGCAACCGCTGCCAGCTCTTCGACCGCTTCCAGGACCGcatgtcccagcatgccgtgAAGGTGGATTTCCTACAACGGGTGCACCGGCAGAACCCCCCCAACCGCCGGGGCGCCCCCGCACACAGGAAAGCGCTGAAG GTTCCCGACGCCATCAAGTCCCAGTACCAGTGCCCCCCGCCCACCGCGGCCCCCGCCGGAATCCGCGACGGGGAGCTCATCTGCAGCGGCGTCCCGGACCCCCTGCAGCAGCGCCTGCCCCCCCAGCACTTAACCAGCGAGGCCGAGCAGCAGGAG TGGCTTCGTGACGTCATCGCACTCCAGTGCAGCATCGTGAGGCATCTGTCTGCCAAGCAGACGCCGCCGTCGCCGTACCGGGGCTCGGAGCAGGCGGAGAAGGCCGGCGCCCGGCCGTGCGCGGCGGCGGGGAACAGCGCGCTGTGCTCCTCCGACAGGACCGCGCTGCCGGagcccttcccctccccctgcgGCGCGCCCGCCGGCCCCCAGGGGGCGCCGGCGCACAAGTCTTCGGGCCCCCCAGAGGAGCGGAGGGGCTGCGGCTCGTGCGCCGAGAGGCCTTGCCAGAACTGCGGCACCGCCAACGGCCTGCTGGAGCAGCCGGCCAAGCCGGGCCGGCCCTCGCTGCTGGGCGGGGCCCCGGAGCCCTGCGCGCGGGCGCAGGCCGAGCTCCAGCACAGGCTGAGCGGCCCCCCGGGGCCCCACGCGGCCCATCCCGCCCCGGGCCCCGGCCTGCCCAACCACACGGGCGGGATCGCGGTAAAGAcggaggccgccgccgccgccgccgccgcccctgGACCCTGCGCCCACTCGGACCCGGGCCTCGCCCCTCAGCCCCACAGGACCAGCCCGGGCGCGGCCGGGGGGCAGGCGGCCGCCCTAACCAGCCGCAGCGTGTCCTCGCCCACGGCGGGAACCCgcgccctcaccccccccagaGCGCCCCAGGACACCAGCGCTGCCAGGCTGGGCTGCCCGACCCCTCCCTCCG ATGGGAAGGGCAGCCTCCGCGCCGTCTCCCCCTGCAGCGGCTCTGTGTCCTCCACCAGCGGAGAGCTGTCGCCCTGCCTGAAGGCCCTGAtcgagggagaggggg AGATCGAGCTGAGCAAGCTGGACGAGAAGTTCATCAAACTGCTGGCGTGGCAGAGGATCCAGCAGCTCTTCCCTCCCAaagcgcccccgcccccgcccccgccgccgccgagccACCGCGTGAGcccgccccccgccaccccctcccccacgccacAGGCGCCGCACACCCAAG CACAACGAGAGGAGGTGCAGGCCAGAGCTGTGTTCTACCCTCTGATGGGGAAAGGAGGCGCTGTGAACATGTGCTATAGGAGCCTCAACATAGGATCTG GTGCTGACATGGATGTGTGCCTTACAAACTACGGTCATTGCAATTACGTTTCGGGAAAGCATGCCTGTATCTTTTACGATGAG AACACGAAGCATTACGAGCTGCTCAACTACAGCGAGCACGGGACCACGGTGGACAGCGTGCTGTACTCCTGCGACTTCTCCGAGAAGGCCTCGCCCAGCCCCTACAGCAGCATGGTCTCCAAAGTGCAGAACATCATAC GCCGCTGCAAGAAACGGAAGCAGCAGGAGGCCAGGGTGCAGACGGGGGAGCCGCCAGCAGGGGGAGTGATGAGCAGCCAGTCCCAGGGGCACTCGCAGAGCCCCTGCGGCTGCAAGGCCAGCAGCTCCAGCCTGGTGGGGGGCAGCGGGGCGGGCTGGGAGGGCACGGCCCTGCTCCACCACGGCAGCTATATCAAGCTGGGCTGCCTGCAGTTTGTCTTCAGCATCACAGAGTTTGCCAGCAAGCAGCCCAAAGAGGAAACCCCCGTCCCCGCCCAGGAAGGGGCGGAGCTGTCCGAAAAGCAGCAGACTCTGAACGTCCCCCAAGTACCCGTGCTGCGCTCCAACTCTGTCCCCTAG
- the LOC118235379 gene encoding dehydrogenase/reductase SDR family member 13-like, with amino-acid sequence MYTTLLITGIVAGIYIIVYNVFIKRQRCKSSTTLHGKTAIVTGANTGIGKATALELAKRGARVILACRSQERAEAAVRDIKRESGNAEVVYMQLDLASLQSVRSFAETFLKTEPRLDLLINNAGLFVEGKTEDGFGMIFGVNHLGHFLLTLLLLERLKECGSSRVINVSSKAYNFGAIDFNYLSTHKELGLGGSGYRLFKLYGHSKLCNVLFTHELAKRLQGTSVTCYSLHPGPVKTEIARHTSIWWKTFLIPTSWLFFVDPDSGAQTTLHCALQEGIEPLSGRYFSDCVEEEVLPKAKDDAVARKLWEVSERLSGLS; translated from the exons ATGTATACCACTCTGCTTATTACAGGGATAGTTGCAGGGATTTATATAATCGTGTacaatgttttcattaaaagaCAGAGGTGTAAAAGCTCTACAACATTGCACGGGAAGACTGCGATCGTAACAg GGGCCAACACAGGCATTGGAAAGGCCACAGCCCTGGAATTGGCCAAAAGAGGGGCGAGGGTCATCCTGGCCTGTCGAAGTCAGGAAAGAGCAGAGGCTGCCGTCCGTGACATTAAGAGG GAAAGTGGGAATGCAGAAGTGGTGTACATGCAGCTGGACCTGGCGAGCCTGCAGTCGGTGCGCTCCTTCGCTGAGACCTTCCTAAAGACAGAACCAAGACTGGACCTTCTCATCAACAATGCAG GACTCTTCGTGGAAGGAAAGACAGAGGATGGCTTTGGCATGATCTTTGGTGTCAATCACCTCGGTCACTTCCTGTTAACTCTTCTGCTGCTGGAGCGTCTGAAGGAGTGTGGCTCAAGCCGAGTGATAAATGTGTCCTCCAAAGCTTACAATTTTGGAGCCATTGATTTCAACTACCTGAGCACTCACAAAGAGCTTGGTTTGGGGGGCAGCGGCTATCGGCTTTTTAAATTGTACGGCCACAGCAAGCTGTGTAATGTGCTCTTTACTCATGAGCTGGCGAAGAGACTGCAAGGAACCAGTGTCACCTGCTACAGTCTGCATCCAG GACCAGTCAAAACGGAAATAGCTCGTCACACCAGTATATGGTGGAAGACCTTCCTCATTCCTACAAGCTGGCTGTTCTTTGTGGACCCAGATTCTGGTGCCCAGACCACCCTGCACTGTGCCCTCCAGGAGGGCATTGAGCCGCTGAGTGGCCGTTACTTCTCCGACTGTGTCGAGGAGGAAGTTCTCCCCAAGGCC